Proteins from a genomic interval of Sparus aurata chromosome 21, fSpaAur1.1, whole genome shotgun sequence:
- the acsl3b gene encoding long-chain-fatty-acid--CoA ligase 3b isoform X2, with protein sequence MKLKEDMNPLLLQVFRSVVWVYSVITFIPWYFLSGAGSNLERARRIKARSVSGHPAGPYRAVNNQDKLVAWLHPGVDTLDKMFEYAAGRFPQRDCLGTREVLSEEDELQPNGKVFKKVILGNYNWLSYEEAYHASKCFGSGLAALGQKPQCNIAIFCETRAEWLVAAQACFMYNFPLVTLYATLGPMAIAHGLNETEVTHIITSKDLLQSRLKAILCDVPRLQYVIVVDSKPSSWPDVPRGIMVYNMDAVKEMGSKPVNTVNRRQPQASDIAVIMYTSGSTGIPKGVMISHGNIMAGITGMAERIPNLNETDTYIGYLPLAHVLELSAELVCISHGCRIGYSSPQTLADQSTKIKKGSKGDTSVLKPTLMAAVPEIMDRIYKNVMTKVEEMSKFQKTLFVLAYNYKMEQISKGYNTPLCDSLVFKRVRALLGGNTRVLLSGGAPLSAATQRFMNICLCCPVGQGYGLTETCGAGTISEMWDYSTGRVGAPLVCSEITLKDWEEGGYHSTDKPNPRGEILIGGPNVTMGYFKSEGKNRDDFFVDERGQRWFCTGDIGEFHSDGCLKIIDRKKDLVKLQAGEYVSLGKVEAVLKNCSLIDNICAYANSDQSYVISFVVPNHKQLMAVAEQMQVRGTWEEICNNSQMEKEVLRIITEAAISAKLERFEIPKKIRLSAEPWTPETGLVTDAFKLKRKELKTHYQEDIERMYGGK encoded by the exons ATGAAGTTGAAGGAGGATATGAAccccctgctgctgcaggtcttCCGCTCCGTTGTCTGGGTCTACTCTGTCATCACCTTCATACCGTGGTACTTCCTCTCTGGAGCAGGCAGCAACTTGGAACGGGCTCGTCGGATCAAGGCACGCTCAGTTAGCGGTCACCCAGCAGGTCCTTACAGGGCTGTCAACAATCAAGACAAGCTGGTGGCATGGCTGCACCCCGGGGTGGACACCCTGGACAAAATGTTTGAATACGCTGCGGGGAGATTTCCACAAAGAGACTGTCTGGGCACCAGAGAGGTGCTCAGTGAGGAGGATGAGCTCCAGCCTAACGGCAAGGTCTTCAAGAAG GTTATTCTAGGGAACTATAACTGGCTGTCCTACGAGGAAGCTTACCACGCATCCAAGTGTTTTGGCAGCGGTCTGGCAGCTCTCGGCCAGAAGCCTCAGTGTAACATCGCCATCTTCTGTGAGACCAGAGCCGAGTGGCTCGTTGCAGCACAAGCCTGCTTCATGTACAATTTTCCAC TCGTGACTCTGTACGCCACTCTCGGACCCATGGCCATTGCCCACGGCCTGAACGAGACTGAGGTCACGCACATCATCACAAGCAAAGACCTGCTTCAAAGCCGTCTCAAG GCAATTCTTTGTGACGTGCCGAGGCTGCAGTATGTGATTGTAGTGGACAGTAAACCGTCAAGCTGGCCAGACGTCCCCAGAGGCATCATGGTCTACAACATGGACGCTGTGAAGGAGATGGGATCCAAACCTGTAAATA cAGTAAACCGCAGACAGCCACAGGCTTCTGACATCGCCGTCATCATGTACACCAGCGGCTCCACGGGCATCCCCAAGGGTGTCATGATCTCCCATGGCAACATCATGGCCGGGATCACTGGCATGGCTGAGAGAATTCCTAACCTCAA TGAAACGGACACCTACATAGGTTACCTGCCGCTGGCCCACGTTTTAGAGCTCAGCGCTGAGCTGGTGTGCATCTCACATGGCTGTCGCATTGGCTACTCATCCCCGCAGACACTAGCAGACCAG TCCACCAAGATAAAGAAGGGCAGTAAAGGTGATACCAGTGTGCTGAAACCTACTCTCATGGCTGCTGTGCCA GAGATCATGGATCGAATCTATAAGAATGTGATGACCAAAGTGGAGGAGATGAGCAAATTCCAGAAGACGCTCTTTGTGCTGGCTTACAACTACAAGATGGAGCAGATCTCCAAAGGCTACAACACGCCTCTCTGTGACAG TCTGGTGTTCAAACGGGTGCGTGCGCTCTTGGGAGGGAACACGCGGGTGCTACTTTCCGGCGGCGCTCCGCTCTCAGCTGCCACACAGCGGTTCATGAACATCTGCCTGTGCTGCCCTGTGGGGCAGGGCTACGGCCTGACGGAGACCTGTGGAGCTGGCACCATCAGTGAGA tgtggGACTACAGCACAGGACGGGTTGGTGCTCCACTGGTGTGTTCTGAGATCACACTGAAGGACTGGGAGGAGG GTGGTTACCACAGCACAGACAAGCCAAACCCACGGGGGGAGATTCTGATCGGCGGTCCCAACGTAACGATGGGTTACTTCAAGAGCGAAGGCAAAAACCGTGACGACTTTTTTGTGGATGAGAGAGGCCAGCGATGGTTCTGCACTGGAGACATTGGAGAGTTCCACTCTGACGGATGCCTCAAGATCATCG ACCGCAAGAAGGACCTGGTGAAGTTGCAAGCAGGCGAGTACGTCTCTCTCGGAAAAGTGGAGGCTGTTCTGAAGAACTGCTCGCTCATAGACAACATCTGTGCCTACGCCAACAG CGACCAGTCATATGTGATCAGCTTTGTGGTGCCGAACCACAAGCAGCTGATGGCGGTGGCGGAGCAGATGCAGGTGAGGGGCACATGGGAGGAGATCTGCAACAACTCCCAGATGGAGAAAGAGGTCCTCCGCATCATTACTGAGGCTGCAATCTCAG CAAAACTGGAGCGATTCGAGATCCCCAAGAAGATCCGTCTGAGCGCCGAGCCCTGGACACCAGAGACCGGCTTGGTCACCGACGCCTTCAAACTGAAACGCAAGGAGCTCAAAACGCACTACCAGGAAGACATTGAGAGGATGTACGGTGGAAAATAA
- the acsl3b gene encoding long-chain-fatty-acid--CoA ligase 3b isoform X1 — protein sequence MKLKEDMNPLLLQVFRSVVWVYSVITFIPWYFLSGAGSNLERARRIKARSVSGHPAGPYRAVNNQDKLVAWLHPGVDTLDKMFEYAAGRFPQRDCLGTREVLSEEDELQPNGKVFKKVILGNYNWLSYEEAYHASKCFGSGLAALGQKPQCNIAIFCETRAEWLVAAQACFMYNFPLVTLYATLGPMAIAHGLNETEVTHIITSKDLLQSRLKAILCDVPRLQYVIVVDSKPSSWPDVPRGIMVYNMDAVKEMGSKPVNIAVNRRQPQASDIAVIMYTSGSTGIPKGVMISHGNIMAGITGMAERIPNLNETDTYIGYLPLAHVLELSAELVCISHGCRIGYSSPQTLADQSTKIKKGSKGDTSVLKPTLMAAVPEIMDRIYKNVMTKVEEMSKFQKTLFVLAYNYKMEQISKGYNTPLCDSLVFKRVRALLGGNTRVLLSGGAPLSAATQRFMNICLCCPVGQGYGLTETCGAGTISEMWDYSTGRVGAPLVCSEITLKDWEEGGYHSTDKPNPRGEILIGGPNVTMGYFKSEGKNRDDFFVDERGQRWFCTGDIGEFHSDGCLKIIDRKKDLVKLQAGEYVSLGKVEAVLKNCSLIDNICAYANSDQSYVISFVVPNHKQLMAVAEQMQVRGTWEEICNNSQMEKEVLRIITEAAISAKLERFEIPKKIRLSAEPWTPETGLVTDAFKLKRKELKTHYQEDIERMYGGK from the exons ATGAAGTTGAAGGAGGATATGAAccccctgctgctgcaggtcttCCGCTCCGTTGTCTGGGTCTACTCTGTCATCACCTTCATACCGTGGTACTTCCTCTCTGGAGCAGGCAGCAACTTGGAACGGGCTCGTCGGATCAAGGCACGCTCAGTTAGCGGTCACCCAGCAGGTCCTTACAGGGCTGTCAACAATCAAGACAAGCTGGTGGCATGGCTGCACCCCGGGGTGGACACCCTGGACAAAATGTTTGAATACGCTGCGGGGAGATTTCCACAAAGAGACTGTCTGGGCACCAGAGAGGTGCTCAGTGAGGAGGATGAGCTCCAGCCTAACGGCAAGGTCTTCAAGAAG GTTATTCTAGGGAACTATAACTGGCTGTCCTACGAGGAAGCTTACCACGCATCCAAGTGTTTTGGCAGCGGTCTGGCAGCTCTCGGCCAGAAGCCTCAGTGTAACATCGCCATCTTCTGTGAGACCAGAGCCGAGTGGCTCGTTGCAGCACAAGCCTGCTTCATGTACAATTTTCCAC TCGTGACTCTGTACGCCACTCTCGGACCCATGGCCATTGCCCACGGCCTGAACGAGACTGAGGTCACGCACATCATCACAAGCAAAGACCTGCTTCAAAGCCGTCTCAAG GCAATTCTTTGTGACGTGCCGAGGCTGCAGTATGTGATTGTAGTGGACAGTAAACCGTCAAGCTGGCCAGACGTCCCCAGAGGCATCATGGTCTACAACATGGACGCTGTGAAGGAGATGGGATCCAAACCTGTAAATA tagcAGTAAACCGCAGACAGCCACAGGCTTCTGACATCGCCGTCATCATGTACACCAGCGGCTCCACGGGCATCCCCAAGGGTGTCATGATCTCCCATGGCAACATCATGGCCGGGATCACTGGCATGGCTGAGAGAATTCCTAACCTCAA TGAAACGGACACCTACATAGGTTACCTGCCGCTGGCCCACGTTTTAGAGCTCAGCGCTGAGCTGGTGTGCATCTCACATGGCTGTCGCATTGGCTACTCATCCCCGCAGACACTAGCAGACCAG TCCACCAAGATAAAGAAGGGCAGTAAAGGTGATACCAGTGTGCTGAAACCTACTCTCATGGCTGCTGTGCCA GAGATCATGGATCGAATCTATAAGAATGTGATGACCAAAGTGGAGGAGATGAGCAAATTCCAGAAGACGCTCTTTGTGCTGGCTTACAACTACAAGATGGAGCAGATCTCCAAAGGCTACAACACGCCTCTCTGTGACAG TCTGGTGTTCAAACGGGTGCGTGCGCTCTTGGGAGGGAACACGCGGGTGCTACTTTCCGGCGGCGCTCCGCTCTCAGCTGCCACACAGCGGTTCATGAACATCTGCCTGTGCTGCCCTGTGGGGCAGGGCTACGGCCTGACGGAGACCTGTGGAGCTGGCACCATCAGTGAGA tgtggGACTACAGCACAGGACGGGTTGGTGCTCCACTGGTGTGTTCTGAGATCACACTGAAGGACTGGGAGGAGG GTGGTTACCACAGCACAGACAAGCCAAACCCACGGGGGGAGATTCTGATCGGCGGTCCCAACGTAACGATGGGTTACTTCAAGAGCGAAGGCAAAAACCGTGACGACTTTTTTGTGGATGAGAGAGGCCAGCGATGGTTCTGCACTGGAGACATTGGAGAGTTCCACTCTGACGGATGCCTCAAGATCATCG ACCGCAAGAAGGACCTGGTGAAGTTGCAAGCAGGCGAGTACGTCTCTCTCGGAAAAGTGGAGGCTGTTCTGAAGAACTGCTCGCTCATAGACAACATCTGTGCCTACGCCAACAG CGACCAGTCATATGTGATCAGCTTTGTGGTGCCGAACCACAAGCAGCTGATGGCGGTGGCGGAGCAGATGCAGGTGAGGGGCACATGGGAGGAGATCTGCAACAACTCCCAGATGGAGAAAGAGGTCCTCCGCATCATTACTGAGGCTGCAATCTCAG CAAAACTGGAGCGATTCGAGATCCCCAAGAAGATCCGTCTGAGCGCCGAGCCCTGGACACCAGAGACCGGCTTGGTCACCGACGCCTTCAAACTGAAACGCAAGGAGCTCAAAACGCACTACCAGGAAGACATTGAGAGGATGTACGGTGGAAAATAA